The nucleotide window GATTTTTCGCTCAAAAATCTTCGCGATTTCACATGGGCGATCAAATCGCCCGGTTCTGCCGATAATCAGATTTGCCAATGGATGAATATGCTTGTTTTGGAAGGCATTCGAGCCGCGTTGAGCGTAAAAGTCACTCCTTTGCAACTCGGAACAATGACAGTTCCTATGTTCGGCGCACGCTGATTGCGCTGGCCGAGCCGTCGGCAGAGATCCCTCGCTCCGCGGCAAGTGCCCAGGCCCGAAGAGCTCTCCCGTTGACACAGCCACGCACTCAAGCTGCCCCTTGCCGAGGCAGCATCATATGCATGATCGACAATCCTGGTCAAACGATCGGCCGGAGTTGTCCAGGAACTCGCGCGTGCCGAAGCACGGCAGAGGCTTTCAGCAGGTTTCTGCCCGGATAACTGTCAGGGTGACCCCATGCGGGGAAAGTCAGATCAGCTAAGTATCTGAAATTGTTGGTCGGAGTGGCAGGATTTGAACCTGCGACCCCCTCGTCCCGAACGAGGTGCGCTACCAGGCTGCGCTACACTCCGAACCTTCGTCCCGCCGGCGTGGCCGGTCGGGTGGAGAGCGATTTTCCGGGCCGGGAGACCGGGGCTCATCCGTGGTGTGGCGGGTTCATATCACCGGCAATCGGCCTCCGCAACCCTGTCCTTGCAAGGTTTTTCTTTCCGCCTGTGGATGACGGCCCGAGGCGCGGATAAGCGGTGCGCTGCGGTGCGCGTGCGCACGGGGCTGCTTGCGCGGCGCGGGCGCGCTCGCTATACAGGCGGCCTGCGATTTGGGGCGTAGCCAAGCGGTAAGGCAGCGGTTTTTGGTACCGTCATGCGCAGGTTCGAATCCTGCCGCCCCAGCCAAGTCTTCCGCTCGCCTCATCTGCCTGTCGGGCTCCTCCCAAGTTCCTGGTTTCGAATCGACCGGCATGATCATACTCTCATGTGGGCGAGCGGGGATAACCGGTCCGGTTCGTCGGCCGGATCTGGCCTTTGGCGGAATTTGCGGTGTTTGCGAGACGCGACGCAAATTTCGGGATTTTTGAGACGGAATTTTGCAAAATTCGTCTCGATTTTCTCTCAACCACAGCACTTAGTGCCCGATGGACGTTTCAAGTCCTGGTTGAGTCGCGCGCATTTTCTTACGTAGGGGTACGTGGAATCTCGTACGGAAAACGGCAGTCGTATTATAAATGCAGCTAGATGATTCGCCTGCATTTCGGAAAAAATTCCATGCACTTCAAAGTAATTACCGCTTTTGTTCGGCTGAATTAGTCCTCTGTAAACAGAATCGCACCATCCTTTTGAACGCGCCGGGGAGTTTCGGCGTGAAATCGAAAGGACAGTCCCATGTCGGGAGCGGGAAGCAGGAATTCGCGGACGCGCCTGGAGTTCGCGCGCATAGACGAAGAGACCAGGAAGACGTTGCGCGACCTGTGGAAGGTGGTCGAGCCGTCACTTCCAGGTATTCTTGCTGGTTTCTACAAGCATCTCGTGACCGAGCCGTCTCTTAAAGACCTGCTTGGAACCCGTCAGGCGGCACTGGAATCTGCCCAGAAGACCCACTGGCAGCGCCTGTTCAATGCGCGCTTCGACGAAGACTATGAGAGCAGCATCAACCGGATCGGCCGCGCGCACAGCCGCATCGGCCTCGAGCCTCGGTGGTACATCGCCGGATATCAGTATGTTCTCAATGAGTTGACCGCCCTGGTGCTGAAGCGCCACCGCTTCTCTCCGCCGAAGGCGCAGGCTGCCTTGCAGGCGCTCAACAAGGCTGTCCTTCTGGATCTCGACTACGCCATCTCCACCTATCAGCAGATCCTGATGGAAGAGCAGGAGGCGCGCACCAGCTGCCTTGCCGAGGCGATCGACCGTTTCAAGGGCAGGGTCGAGACCTCGCTGGCCAGCGTCGACAAGGCTGCCGACACGATGCAGAAGCGCGCCGATACGCTGTCTTCGGTCGCCGGCGCCGCGTCCGACGAGGCCATGTCCGCCTCCGCAGCGTCCGAGCAGACCTCCACCAGCGTTCAGACCGTCGCCTCGGCCGCCGAGGAGCTGGCGAGTTCCATCGAAGAGATCGCCCGGCAGGTCACCGGCGCCTCCGATGTCGCGCGCCGTGCCAATGCGGTCACCGACAGCGCCTCGCGCGACGTCGGCCTGCTCTCGGTGACGGCCCAGAAGATCGGCGATGTCATCGGCCTGATCCAGGCGATCGCAGAGCAGACCAACCTGCTGGCGCTCAACGCCACCATCGAGGCTGCGCGGGCCGGCGATGCGGGGCGCGGCTTTGCCATCGTCGCCCAGGAAGTCAAGAGTCTCGCCGGCCAGACCTCCAAGGCGACGGAAGACATCGCCCAGCAGATCGCCGAGATCCAGTCCGCGACGACGCGGGCGGTCGACACGATCGGCTCCATTGCCTCGACTGTCGGCGAGATCGATACGCTGACGGCGACGATCGCGGCTGCAATCGAAGAGCAGGGCGCCGCCACCCGCGAGATCTCGATGAACGTCCAGCACGCGGCCCAGGGCACGGTCACGCTGACCCGCAACGTGACCGGCGTGAACGCGGCCATCGAGAAGACGGAAGACGCGGCGCGCGACTTCCTGTCCGTCTCCGGCGACCTGCGCGGCCAGTCGGACCAGATCTCCGGGCAGATCCGCGACTTCTTCGGCGAAATTCGCCAGGCTACGGAACGCGGTGCCGACAAGGGCGATCGCAAGGCGGCATCCGGTTCACCCTCCGGCCGGACCGCCGACGCGCGCCGTTCTGCCTGACGGGGGTGCGCCGGAAGAGGCGGCTGGTCGGCGAAGGGCCAGAGGGCCAGGCACCACCGCCGACTTCGGGGCCCGGTCTTTTCTTGGTCTGACCTTGATGGACGAGGGCGGCGGCAAACGCCCCGCCCCTTGCGGGCGAGAACGGCACCAGTCAGCAAGGAGCCGCCCGCGCGCCTGAGGGCCTGAGCGCCTAAGGGAATGAACGGCCGTGATGGAAACGAAACCGCCCGTCCGCGTGCAGGCGCGAACGGGCGGGAACGTTTGAAAGCCCTGGACTAGGTCTTCTCGTATATTTGTGCCGCCAGGCCCAATGATTTGGACGCCGAAGCGTCGTTGAAATTCAGCTCGCCGGTCCGGGGCCCGGCAGGAGTTCTTGCAGTTCCCGGCCGCCAACAGCGCTCCGGTGGCTCCTGGAGCCGTTCTTGGCTGCCCCCTCCCGCGCTCTGGGCCGAAAACCGGACCAGGTCGGGAAAAACGGGCCGGATCGTCCTGCGATCCGGCCCAGTTAGGTCACGTGCGATCCGCAGCCTGAAAAGCTCCGGGCGGCCCGCTGTGACTTGCGACATCTGTCCGGCAGGGCGAACTGCCGTTCCGGGCCGCGCCGTGGGCGCGTCGGAGAGATGTCACAAGGGCACTCGTCAAACTCGAGTCCGTCAATTCCACCCGAAGTCGGCCGGCGGTTACGCGGATCCTCCCACGGGCCCGCAACCTCTATGTCCGGTCCCGCATCACGCGCCCGCACGGCCATCAACCGGGTGGCATGGAATTCCGCCCGAATACCGGTAAAGCCGGCTGCGCGAACCCCCATCCAATTGATTTTCCGATACAACACCAGCTAGCGTTATCTCTGCGTGATTTTTCCGCAAAGGGCGTGAAGCGACGGAGCGGAAGCGACCAAACGAAAGTCGGGGGCTGACACATGCGGGACGAAACCCGTAGGGCACTGACCCTTGCGGCCGAACACCTGGAGAGGCGCGATGACCTGCCCGACCCCTCGGGACCGGCTGGTCATTTCCTCGCCTATCTGGCGGAAGGCGCAACGGAAGGCTTGTCCGGCGACCGTGACCTTGCCCGCCTGATCGGCGTTGCCGCACGCCTGGAGCGCCTGTTCGAATTGTCCCTTCCGGATGCCCCGGGGCTCTTCTGCTTCGGAGCCGAGGTGGTGCCGAGCGTTTTCGGGGCGGCCATGGGCGCTCGCGGCTCCGTGTCCGGCGTCGGTGAGACACGGCTTGAGGCGTTTCGCGCCTGTGTCGGCGAAGCGGTCGAATATCTCTCGCAGTTCGAAATGATGCAGGCGCCTTGCTCCGAACCCCGCGAAGGTGCGGCCCTGCCCGCAGCCGATCCCAGCTTCTGGAGCGAAGCGGAGAGCCTTGCACTCGGCCTGACTCCAGCGCAGGTGCCGGACGCAGCGGGCGGCGACCAGGAGCAGGAGGACGTGGGGCGGCTGGAGCGCGTCCTCGCCCGCGATCTGTCCACCGGCCGCAAGGGTCTGGTTCCCGCCGGCCTGTGCTGGCGCCGGCGCGAGGGCGATGCCGTGCCGTTCGCCCGCGGTCTTGGCGTGGCGGCCGGGCGCAGCTTTCACGCGGCGTGCCGGCATGCGGCGCTGGAATGGATCGAGCGCGATGCGGTTGCCCTGTGGTGGCGCGGCGGCCGGCGCGGGCGGGCAATCCCGGTGGAGACGCTTTGCGCTCCGCAGGTCGCCGGCCGGATCGCCCGCTGGCGGGGCGGATGCCAAGCTCGGGTCAGCTGGTTTCTCGATCTTACCGGCGATCTCGGCGTGCCGGTGGTCGCGGCCCTGTCCGTCGACCGGCAGGGCAAGCGCTTTGCCTATGGCTTTGCGGCCCGCCCGACCTTGTCCGCGGCCGTTCTCGCCGCCTTCACCGAACTGGCCCAGGTGGAACTGGCCGACCGGGTGGTGGATGCCAAGCTCGCGGAAGCGGACGAGAAACAGCTGAATGACACGGACAGGTTGCACCTTGCGCGGCGCAGTCTGGTGAAGCCCGACTGGGAGGTGCTGCAACCGGCGGAGGCGCCAGCACTCGCCAGCCGCGAAGAGGGCAGGGCCAGTGACGGGCCCCTCGACGATCTCGGGGATATTGAGCCGCTTTCAGCACTCGCCAAACGAAATTTTCGTGTTCTGGCAATTGACCTTACCCGTACCGATCCGGGTATAAGCGTGGTGCGCGTGCTGGTTCCGGGTTTGCAACCTGATCCCGGTGCGCTGGCCACGCCGCGGCTCCAGCGGCAGCGGGCGCTGCGTCCCTCCGCCGGTTTTCCCGGCGACCGCGTCCGGCTCTACTGACTGCGTTTTCTTTCAGGCCTTTTCCAGGATTTAGGGCGTTGGAAACAGGGGCGGGATCCTGCGGGGTCTGGCGTAGCATGCAGGGGCAGGGTGACGTGGAGGACATGGGCAATCGCGAGGCCGCGGAACAGGGGCGGGGCACGGGCCCTGGGCGGTCCCGTCTTTTCGTTGCCGTATTGGGCGTGCCGCGCTTCCTGGTCGATGGCAAGCCGGTGTCGTTCCGCTCGCGAAAGGCGGAAGGGCTGCTGGTCCGCCTGTGCCTGACCGGCGACGGCCGTCTGTCCCGGGAAATGGCGGCGAATCTGTTCTGGCAGGACAGTTCCGAACATCACTCCCGCTCTTCGTTGCGCCAGACGCTGCTGATTCTGCGCCGGGCGCTCGAAGATGCCGGTTTCGACGGTCTCGACAGCGACAAGATGAACATTCGCCTGGATCTCGGTCGCGTGACGATGGATCTGGAGGAGCTTGGCATCGAGGGCGGCGAGGTTCCGGCGCGGCTGCTGATCGAAAAACGTCTGTCGGAGCGGCTCTTCGAGGGCGGCGAGATGCTCGCAGAGCCGTTCCACAACTGGCTGCGCCTGCGTCGGCAGCAGTTCCACGATCAGTTGCGGGGGCTGCTGGAGCCCATGGTGCGGCTCGACAGCGGCAACTGGAAACGCATGGAGCAGGCGGCGGTGGCGCTGCTCAATCTCGACCCGACGCACGAGCCGGCCTGCCGCGCCTTCATCACTGCCCGCGCGGTGCAGGGCGACTATACCGGCGCGTTGCGGGCCTATGAGGACCTGTGGAACGTGCTGGAGGACGAGTTCGACACTCAGCCCTCCAACGAGACCCAGTCGCTGATCGTCGACATCAAGCTCGGCAAGTTCTCCGACTGGCTGCGCCGGGAGCGCATGCGTCTGGCCGAGGACGCCGCGCAGCGCGCGCCTGCGGCGACAGCGGGCGTGAGGGTGGCCGGCGAGCGGCCCGCGGCTGCAGTCCAGCACGTCAATCCTGTCATCGTGGTCGACCAGATTCTCCAGATCACCGAGGCGGACCAGGATATTCGTCTGGCCAAGGTATTCCGCCACGATCTGATTTCGCGGCTCGTGCGTTTCCGCGAGTGGTCCGTCGCGGATGAGGTGACGGAAGAGCTGTCGCGCTCGGCGGCTCCCATCTACCGGGTCTCGATCAGCGCCATGCGGGCGGAGCGCTCGGTCTCCTATTCGGTGACGGTGAAGAACTCGCGCACCAACGCCTATGTCTGGGGCCGCAACTCGGCTGTCGATATCGGCGAGCTGTTTGCCCGGCAGTCGATGCTGGTCGCCGAGATCGCCATGGCGATGAACGTCAACATCTCGGCCGAGCGGCTGGCCAACATGTCGCGTATCCCCGATGCCTCGCTGGACCAGTACGACCGCCTTCTGATGGGCCAGCGACTGCACTACACGTGGAAGATCGAGGATTCTCACCAGGCCGAGGCGATTCTCGCCCGGCTGATCGAAGACAACCCGCGCTTCGGCCCTGCCTATTCGAGCTTGGCGCAGATCATCAACTCTCGCCACATCGTCTTTCCCGGTCAGGCCCAGACGACGGAAACGCTGGAGCGCTCCGCCGGGCTCGCCCGCATGGCACTGGCGCTCGATCCCTTCGATTCTCGCGGCTATCTGTGCGCGGCCTGGACCCTGGCGCTGCAGCGGCGGTTCGAACAGGCGGAGGCGCAGCACCGCCAGGCACTGGAGCTCAACGACAACGACCCCTGGACGGCGCTATCGGCGGCGCACGGGCTGGCCTATTACGGCCATCGCAAGGAGGCGCTGGCCATTGCCTACCGCCACCGCGAGAACGGCCTGCTGACTTCGCCGCTGCACTGGAGCTATTTCGTCGGGATCACCTGCCTGTGCGGCGACCATGCCGCCTCGATCGCCGCCTTCCGCTATCTCAGCGATGGCTATCTCGGCGTCGAGGCATGGTATGTCGCCGCGCTCGCACTGACGGGGGAGAAGGACGAGGCCCGCGCCCAGGCGCTCCACCTCAAGCAGCGGGTGACCGATCGCTGGGTGCTGCGGCAGCCGCCGGACGATGCCGATATCGCCCGCTGGATCGGCAACTGCTTCCCGATCTCCTCGCCGCGCACCTGGGACGAAATCCATGAAGGCCTTTCGTCCGCGGGGATCGTGTTGCCTGCCGATCTGGCACCCGAAGGCGCCTCCCGCCCCTGACCGGCAGCGGGGCAGGGGTCGCGAAACATCGCGGCGAGCTTTAAAAAAGGGCCGCGAAACATCGCGACGAGCTTTAAAAAAGGGCCGCGAAACATCGCGGCCCTTCGGCATCCCCTGAAGGTGAAAACTCAAGTGCACACGGCGATCGTGTAGTCGGCGACGCGGCTGAGATAGAAGTCGTGCTCGTTCACCTCGTCCTGGCGAGCGTAGAAATCCGGCAGCGGGTAGTCTTTCGCCGATGCGTCTCCGTACTTGGCCAGCGACTCCTCGGTCATGCGCCGCGGCGGCAGGCGCAGAAGCAGAACTTCCTCGCAAGCCTGGATCACCTGCAAGGCCTTGTAGGTATCGGGAATCGTGGCGATGCCCTTGGTGGCCTGCTTCAGGCCTTCCAGCGTCTCCGGCCAGGGCTTTGCGCCCGTGGCATACTCGGTGATCAACTGGCCAAAGGCCTGATAATCGTGGATCTCGACCTTCTTGAGTTCGTCAGTCATGTATTGCCCCATAAAATACGACAGCTCAGGAAAGCGCCAGCTGGCCCCCCGGTCTTCTTTGGGCGATAAAAGCCGCCCATCGACGCAAAAACCGGGCGTTTGAAATTACTTTGCGGCGCACTGGCGCACGAAAGTCATGCAAATCACTTCATGACATTTGAAATTAGATGTTGAGCGGGGTGAGTCGTCAAGATGTTTCGGGGAATAAAACAGTAGATACAACTTAAGCGATTAAAAATCTACTCATGATTTTCATGATCGAAATTGCAACCTGAAGCTTTGTTTGGCTGATCAACTTTCTTCCGTCGAGTTTTCCGTGGATTCTTCGTCTGCAAGGGTGTCGTCTTCGACCGCAGTGGCATTCATCTGTCGGCGCTGGGCGGCCATGGTCGCCATGTGCTGCTTCAACGCGGGATCCTTGTCGGTCAGGCTGCGGAAGTCGGTTCGCGACAGGACCAGCAGGTTGCAGTAGCCGAGCGCCCGCACGTCGGCCGTCCGCGGCTGGCCGGTCAGCAGCGCGATCTCGCCGAAGACATCGCCGCGGCCGAGGCGTACGCGCACATGTTCGGTGATCACCTCGACGGCGCCGGAAGAGATGAAGTAGGCAGTGTCGCCCCGCTCGCCCTTGCGGATCAGCAACTCGCCGGGCACCGCAAAAAGCGGCCGCATCAGCCGGGAAATCGCCCGGATGCGGTCCTCGCTGAGGTCCCGGAAGAGCGGCAGCTGCGCAGTCAGTTCCTCTGTACGCATGCCCATGTCGAGCTTCGGCCGCGTGTCGGCAGTCTCCCGGCTGTGGCTCACCCCTTGCGAGAGGTTGGAATAGAGCTCGGTGCCGATGAGGTTCTGCGCGTAGAGCGAGCGATAGGCATCTTCCTCCAGCCGCAGCGCCGCCTTTTGCAGGAAGCGCTGGTCGAGGCTGTCGGCATAGTCGGGATACTGCAGCCGCAGGGCCTCCAGCGCGGTGGTCGTCGCCTCGCGGCGGCCGAGCAGGATCTCGGTCAGGATCTCGACCACGCGGCGTCCGAGCAGGGGCTCGATCTTCTCGTTGGTGAAGGCGATCAACTCGTCGAGGACGATCCGGTTCAGCAGCAGCATCTCGTAGCGGTCGCCGAGCAGGCGGGCGAGCCAGCGGTCGTATTTCAGGTTCCGCTGAAGCCATTGGGCGATCCGCATGGTGCGGGGAAAGGCGAGGGCCTGACGGGCGGCGCGGTTGTATTCGATACGGCCGCCGGCACGGGCCCGGTCGGCGATGCGGCCGATGCGCGCCAGCAGTTCCTCGGCCGTGTGGATCGAAGCGGTGCGCTCGCGGAGATGGCGCAGCACGATCTCGCGTTCGCGGTTGGAGATGGACACGAGGCCGACGGTGATGCGGTCGCGGTCGAGGATCTCGTCCATGCCCCCGTCCAGGCCCTGCGCCTCGACCAGGCGCTCGCGGTAGCGGCGGTCGGTCTCCTCCGCCGCGGCCGGGGCGATGTGGTATTCGGAGACCGCGCGGGACACGCCCTCGCGCACGTTGGCCAGTGCAAGCGCCAGCACCTGGGCGCGCATTGCCGCATCGAGCGGCGGCAGCTTGTCGAGGCCGAACACCTTGATCAAGGGCTTCAGCGTCGTTCCGTAGACGAGCAGGGTGAACAGCACGAAGCCGGTCGCGAGCACCGCGACGAAGCGCTTCACCTGCGGGTCGATGGCAATGTTCTCGGTCACGCCGAGCGCCAGCGTCAGCGTGATGGCGCCGCGCATTCCGCCCCACAGCATCACCGTCTTGAATGGCGTGCTGACGGGCTGCGACAGCTGCAGCAGGCTCATCAGCGGCAGCAATCCGAACAGCACGACGGCGCGCGCGGCAAGTGCGGCCACCACGACGATGCCGAGCAGCGCGATGTCGTACCAGCCGACATCGACAAGCAGCTTCGGGATCAGGATCGACGCCAGCATGAAGATCAGAGACGAGGCCCAGAAGGCGATCTGGTCCCACACGTCGTTGAGATAGGTCCAGCCGTCCGGCGTGACGCGCGAGGGACCGGCGAGATTGATCACGATGCCGGCGACGACGACGGCAACGACACCGGATACGCCGATGAGGTTTTCCGCGATGATGTAGACCAGATAGGGCATGGCGACGCTGAGCGTCACCTGGGCAAGGCGGAAATCGCGCACCAGCGGCAGGAGGCGCACCAACATCTGGCCGCCGACATAGCCGAGCGCCATGCCGCCGGAAAAGCTCCACAGAAACAGCTCGATGCCGTCGGCGAGCGTGGGGGCCGCGCCGCCGGTCAGCGATCCGAGCAGGATGACGAAGAGGGCGATCGCGGCGGCATCGTTGAGCAGGCTCTCGCCCTCCACCAGCCGGCCGAGGCGGGCGGGTGCGCCGATGTCGCGGAAGATCGCGACGACGGCGACCGGGTCGGTGGTGGCGACGATGGCGCCCAGAAGCAGGCAGGCGAGCAGCGGCACCGTGGTGAAGGGGGTGAGCGCGAAGCCGATGAAGGCGGTTGCAACGACCACCGCGACCACGGCCATCACGAAGATCACGCCTGCATCGTCCGCCATGCGGCGTACATCCAGCGTCAGCGTCGTCTGGAACAGCAGGATGGGAAGGAACAGGTGGAGAATGCCCTGCGAGTTCAGCGGCAGGTTCACGAAGACGGATGCGATCTGGTTGAACGCATCGGTGCTGGGCGTGTAGAGCAGCCAGCCGGCCAGGACGCCGATCGCGGTGCCGACAAGCGCCAGCAACACGGACGGGGCCACCTTCAGCCGCCGTGCCAGCGGCTGGATGAGCGAGATGACGACGAGGAGGCCGGCGATGGCTGCGATGAAGAGGGGCGCTTGCATGTTCCCTCTATCTTGCCACATTTCGACAATGACGCGACCCTTTCGCGTCGTCCCCCGAAATTTTCGGTGTTGATTGTGCGGCCGGTCAGGTGGCCGGCGCAGGTTGGCGCGCCTTGCGCTCCGAAAGCGCGATGCCGATCAGAACCAGGCACAGCGCCGCGGCATGGTAGAGATGGAACGGCTCGCCGAGCAGGCTCACGGCCAGCAGGGAGGAGAAGATCGGCACCAGGTTGATGAAGACGCCGGCGCGCCCCGGTCCGACCAGTTCTACCCCGCGCATGAAGAAGATCTGCGACAGGCAGGACGGGAAGATCGAGATATAGGCGATCACCAGCCAGCCCTTGGGCGTCGGCCATTGCAGCGCGCCCTGGGACACCTCGATGGCGAAGAGCGGCACGGAGGTGACCGCCGCGACCACTGCCAGCACGGTGAAGAACACCATGCCGGAGACCGGCGGGCGCTTGCGCAGCAGCACCGCATAGAGCGAGTAGAGCAGGCAGGCGATGATCATCAGCGCATCGCCGATATTGACCTCAAGACCCGCCAGGCGCGACAGGTCGCCCTGGGCGGCAATGAAGGCGACGCCGGCCATGGTGACGAGCACGCCGAGCGCCTGCAGCGGCCGGATCGGCGTGCGCAGGATCACCAGCGCGCCGAGCAGCACGAACATCGGCATCGACCCCTGGATGATGCCGAGATTGACGGCGGTCGTGCTGTGGGCCGCGATGTAGAACAGCGCGTTGAAGGCGGTGAAGCCGAACATGCCCATGGCGATGAGGATCGGCAGGTGGCGCCGCAGGGTCGGCCATTCGGCCCGGACCTGCCGTCCGTAAAGCACCAGGAGCAGCCCGGAAACGGCGATCCAGCGCAACAGGACGACGGCCATGGGCGAGACCTCGCCGATGGCCAGGCGGCCGGCGATGGTATTGCCGCCCCAGAACATCGTGGTGAGCACCAGCAGGAGGATCGGCTTGTTGAAGAAGCGCGTGAGAAGGGGCGAGCCGGATTGCGACATGGGGCCATGGATCCGCGCCGGAGCGGGATGCTCGCCGGCCGTCTTGCCGGGGCATTCCGTCATCCGGACTTGCTGGGGTGGCCCGCACCGTAGGCGTGTCGCGCCGGCGCGGGATCGAAGAATTGCCTCTATCGTATGACGAATTGCGACGGGCGATGCAAGCCACGCGGGCGGGACCGGGCATTGCACCAGACGCAGGGCTGACGGCCGTGAGGACTATCGTCCGGGATCAGGTGCAATGAGCGCGACCTCTCTCCCTAACGGGTCCCGCCGGGACGAACCTGTCCCGGGACGTGCTGTCGGTCGACGGGTCAGGTCGCCACTTTGCGGACATGCGCCTGCCGGCGCTCTATCTTGGTGAGCAGCACGAGGCTAACGGTCAAAAGCAGCGCGCCGTTGGCCGGGTGAAAGGCGAGGAAGCGGGACGCATCGCCGGCGGCGAGCGCCACCTGAACCAGGTAGAGCAGGGC belongs to Stappia indica and includes:
- a CDS encoding globin-coupled sensor protein, giving the protein MSGAGSRNSRTRLEFARIDEETRKTLRDLWKVVEPSLPGILAGFYKHLVTEPSLKDLLGTRQAALESAQKTHWQRLFNARFDEDYESSINRIGRAHSRIGLEPRWYIAGYQYVLNELTALVLKRHRFSPPKAQAALQALNKAVLLDLDYAISTYQQILMEEQEARTSCLAEAIDRFKGRVETSLASVDKAADTMQKRADTLSSVAGAASDEAMSASAASEQTSTSVQTVASAAEELASSIEEIARQVTGASDVARRANAVTDSASRDVGLLSVTAQKIGDVIGLIQAIAEQTNLLALNATIEAARAGDAGRGFAIVAQEVKSLAGQTSKATEDIAQQIAEIQSATTRAVDTIGSIASTVGEIDTLTATIAAAIEEQGAATREISMNVQHAAQGTVTLTRNVTGVNAAIEKTEDAARDFLSVSGDLRGQSDQISGQIRDFFGEIRQATERGADKGDRKAASGSPSGRTADARRSA
- a CDS encoding YcaO-like family protein, with protein sequence MRDETRRALTLAAEHLERRDDLPDPSGPAGHFLAYLAEGATEGLSGDRDLARLIGVAARLERLFELSLPDAPGLFCFGAEVVPSVFGAAMGARGSVSGVGETRLEAFRACVGEAVEYLSQFEMMQAPCSEPREGAALPAADPSFWSEAESLALGLTPAQVPDAAGGDQEQEDVGRLERVLARDLSTGRKGLVPAGLCWRRREGDAVPFARGLGVAAGRSFHAACRHAALEWIERDAVALWWRGGRRGRAIPVETLCAPQVAGRIARWRGGCQARVSWFLDLTGDLGVPVVAALSVDRQGKRFAYGFAARPTLSAAVLAAFTELAQVELADRVVDAKLAEADEKQLNDTDRLHLARRSLVKPDWEVLQPAEAPALASREEGRASDGPLDDLGDIEPLSALAKRNFRVLAIDLTRTDPGISVVRVLVPGLQPDPGALATPRLQRQRALRPSAGFPGDRVRLY
- a CDS encoding BTAD domain-containing putative transcriptional regulator translates to MQGQGDVEDMGNREAAEQGRGTGPGRSRLFVAVLGVPRFLVDGKPVSFRSRKAEGLLVRLCLTGDGRLSREMAANLFWQDSSEHHSRSSLRQTLLILRRALEDAGFDGLDSDKMNIRLDLGRVTMDLEELGIEGGEVPARLLIEKRLSERLFEGGEMLAEPFHNWLRLRRQQFHDQLRGLLEPMVRLDSGNWKRMEQAAVALLNLDPTHEPACRAFITARAVQGDYTGALRAYEDLWNVLEDEFDTQPSNETQSLIVDIKLGKFSDWLRRERMRLAEDAAQRAPAATAGVRVAGERPAAAVQHVNPVIVVDQILQITEADQDIRLAKVFRHDLISRLVRFREWSVADEVTEELSRSAAPIYRVSISAMRAERSVSYSVTVKNSRTNAYVWGRNSAVDIGELFARQSMLVAEIAMAMNVNISAERLANMSRIPDASLDQYDRLLMGQRLHYTWKIEDSHQAEAILARLIEDNPRFGPAYSSLAQIINSRHIVFPGQAQTTETLERSAGLARMALALDPFDSRGYLCAAWTLALQRRFEQAEAQHRQALELNDNDPWTALSAAHGLAYYGHRKEALAIAYRHRENGLLTSPLHWSYFVGITCLCGDHAASIAAFRYLSDGYLGVEAWYVAALALTGEKDEARAQALHLKQRVTDRWVLRQPPDDADIARWIGNCFPISSPRTWDEIHEGLSSAGIVLPADLAPEGASRP
- a CDS encoding cation:proton antiporter; amino-acid sequence: MQAPLFIAAIAGLLVVISLIQPLARRLKVAPSVLLALVGTAIGVLAGWLLYTPSTDAFNQIASVFVNLPLNSQGILHLFLPILLFQTTLTLDVRRMADDAGVIFVMAVVAVVVATAFIGFALTPFTTVPLLACLLLGAIVATTDPVAVVAIFRDIGAPARLGRLVEGESLLNDAAAIALFVILLGSLTGGAAPTLADGIELFLWSFSGGMALGYVGGQMLVRLLPLVRDFRLAQVTLSVAMPYLVYIIAENLIGVSGVVAVVVAGIVINLAGPSRVTPDGWTYLNDVWDQIAFWASSLIFMLASILIPKLLVDVGWYDIALLGIVVVAALAARAVVLFGLLPLMSLLQLSQPVSTPFKTVMLWGGMRGAITLTLALGVTENIAIDPQVKRFVAVLATGFVLFTLLVYGTTLKPLIKVFGLDKLPPLDAAMRAQVLALALANVREGVSRAVSEYHIAPAAAEETDRRYRERLVEAQGLDGGMDEILDRDRITVGLVSISNREREIVLRHLRERTASIHTAEELLARIGRIADRARAGGRIEYNRAARQALAFPRTMRIAQWLQRNLKYDRWLARLLGDRYEMLLLNRIVLDELIAFTNEKIEPLLGRRVVEILTEILLGRREATTTALEALRLQYPDYADSLDQRFLQKAALRLEEDAYRSLYAQNLIGTELYSNLSQGVSHSRETADTRPKLDMGMRTEELTAQLPLFRDLSEDRIRAISRLMRPLFAVPGELLIRKGERGDTAYFISSGAVEVITEHVRVRLGRGDVFGEIALLTGQPRTADVRALGYCNLLVLSRTDFRSLTDKDPALKQHMATMAAQRRQMNATAVEDDTLADEESTENSTEES
- a CDS encoding DMT family transporter — translated: MTECPGKTAGEHPAPARIHGPMSQSGSPLLTRFFNKPILLLVLTTMFWGGNTIAGRLAIGEVSPMAVVLLRWIAVSGLLLVLYGRQVRAEWPTLRRHLPILIAMGMFGFTAFNALFYIAAHSTTAVNLGIIQGSMPMFVLLGALVILRTPIRPLQALGVLVTMAGVAFIAAQGDLSRLAGLEVNIGDALMIIACLLYSLYAVLLRKRPPVSGMVFFTVLAVVAAVTSVPLFAIEVSQGALQWPTPKGWLVIAYISIFPSCLSQIFFMRGVELVGPGRAGVFINLVPIFSSLLAVSLLGEPFHLYHAAALCLVLIGIALSERKARQPAPAT